TAGATGGAGTTGCAAATTCTCTTTCTTGCATAACACCAGCTTCATACCCTAAACGTCCTGCACTTATTGCATGTTTAAAAGCTTCTGCCATCTTAACAGGGTCGTGTGCTAGTGCTATTGCAGAGTTTAATAAAACTGCATCATAACCTAATTGCATTGCTTCAACTGCATCAGATGGCTTTCCAATACCTGCATCAATAATTAGTTGTAAATTTGGAAACTTCTTTCTTATAGCTTTTAAATTACTAGGATTCATCAATCCTTGACCTGAACCAATAGGAGAGCCCCAAGGCATTAAAATATTACATCCAACATCTGCTAGTTTTGTTGCAACTACTAAATCATCTGTTGTATAGGGAAATACTTCAAAACCTTCTTTTATTAAAACCTCAGCAGCTTTTACAGTTTCAAAAGGGTCTGGTTGCAGATTATATTGATCTCCAATTACTTCTAGTTTTATCCAGTTTGTACCAAAAACTTCACGTGCCATTTGTGCAGTAGTAATTGCTTCTTTTGCGCAGTGTGAACCTGCCGTATTTGGTAAAATTTCTAAGTTCATTTCTTTAATAATATTCCAAAAACTTTCACCTGCTTTATCACCTGCATTTTGTCGACGAAGCGATACAGTAACTATTTGTGCTTGGGAGATTTTAATAGACTCTTCCATATTTGAAGGTGAGGGATAAAGTGCTGAACCTATTAATAATCTACTATCAAGTTTTTTACCACCTATTTCCCACATATCAACCTCCAACCATTGGCGCTAGAATTTCTATTTTATCAGCATCGTTTATTTTTGTTTCGTTATAGTTTTTTAAAGCTACAAATGTACCATTTAAAGCAACTGCAAAAGATTTGTCTTTATATTCTAAAACTTCTATCATTTCACTTACATTTATATCTTCTTTTACTTTTTGCTTTTCACCATTTACTATAATTTCTATCATTTATATATTCCTTCCTTTAATGCCTTTTCCACAATTGCAGGGGCTAATAAATATCCATGTCTATAAAGACCATTGATTCTTGTAAGTTTATGACTATTTTCTATTCTAGGTAAATTATCTTTAAATGCAGGACGACAATTAGTTTCTGTATTAACAACACGTGCTTCTCCAAAACTTGGATGAACTGTAAAAACAGCTGATAAAAGCTCTAAAGAAGAACGTACTGAAATAGGACTAGTATCTTCACTTTCAATTTCTGTTGCACCTACTATATAACGTATTGAACCCTTAGATTGTGTGATTTTACAATCACTACAATATTCTAAATCAATTCCTTCACAGCCTTTTTGCCTTGGTACTATATAGATTTTATATCTTGGGTGAAGTAATCTTGTTGGTCTTGTGATATTAATATCATTTGATTCTAACCATAAAACCTCACCTCTTACTCCTCTTAAATCTTTAAAATGTTCTTTAGCTCCTAAACCTCTTGAATCAAAAACCCAATCAAACTCTTCTTTTTTATTCTCAATATAGACACTACCTTCTTCAATTTTATCAACTTCAGTAAAATCTTTCCATATTACATTAGGATGATTTTGCAAATAGTTAGTAGAAAATGAGATAAAACGTTGTGAATCTACTTGACCTTCATTTTTAATATAAAAGGATTTATTATAGTTATTTAATTCAGGCTCAAGCTCTTTTAACTCTTCTTTATTTATAAAATCAATCTCTTTGGCTTCTTTTACTTTATTTTTAAGAGTAGCTATAAAATGTTCAAGTTCATTTAAATCTTGTGGATGTGAGGTTATAATTGTTCCTGCTAATTGAAAACCATCATATACTCCTACTTTTTTTAGTAAGTCTGGCCATAAAGCAATAGAACGAACTCCTAAATCAAAAATTATTGATTCAGCAGTTTCAAGTTCAGCAAAAGGTGCTAACATTCCAGCTGCTGTAAAACCAGCTGCTTTAACACCATCTTTACCATGTTTATCAAATAAAGTTAAGTTATGACCATCTTTTAATAGATTAAGTGCTAAAACTCTACCTACTAAACCTGTACCTACTATTGCTATATTCATATTTTCATTTTTTAATTTATTATTCTTTCGCTTCAACATAAACTTCACTTCCACTTTCTTTAAAGACTTGAGACATTTTATTCATACCTTCTTTTTTGGCATCTTCAACGCTTAATTCTTTATCATCAGCATAATCTCTAACTTCTTGTGAAATTTTCATAGAACAAAACTTTGGTCCACACATAGAACAAAAATGTGCTACTTTTGCAGATTCAGCAGGTAGTTCTACATCAT
This sequence is a window from Poseidonibacter parvus. Protein-coding genes within it:
- the thiS gene encoding sulfur carrier protein ThiS; amino-acid sequence: MIEIIVNGEKQKVKEDINVSEMIEVLEYKDKSFAVALNGTFVALKNYNETKINDADKIEILAPMVGG
- a CDS encoding FAD-dependent oxidoreductase; protein product: MNIAIVGTGLVGRVLALNLLKDGHNLTLFDKHGKDGVKAAGFTAAGMLAPFAELETAESIIFDLGVRSIALWPDLLKKVGVYDGFQLAGTIITSHPQDLNELEHFIATLKNKVKEAKEIDFINKEELKELEPELNNYNKSFYIKNEGQVDSQRFISFSTNYLQNHPNVIWKDFTEVDKIEEGSVYIENKKEEFDWVFDSRGLGAKEHFKDLRGVRGEVLWLESNDINITRPTRLLHPRYKIYIVPRQKGCEGIDLEYCSDCKITQSKGSIRYIVGATEIESEDTSPISVRSSLELLSAVFTVHPSFGEARVVNTETNCRPAFKDNLPRIENSHKLTRINGLYRHGYLLAPAIVEKALKEGIYK
- a CDS encoding thiazole synthase, whose protein sequence is MWEIGGKKLDSRLLIGSALYPSPSNMEESIKISQAQIVTVSLRRQNAGDKAGESFWNIIKEMNLEILPNTAGSHCAKEAITTAQMAREVFGTNWIKLEVIGDQYNLQPDPFETVKAAEVLIKEGFEVFPYTTDDLVVATKLADVGCNILMPWGSPIGSGQGLMNPSNLKAIRKKFPNLQLIIDAGIGKPSDAVEAMQLGYDAVLLNSAIALAHDPVKMAEAFKHAISAGRLGYEAGVMQEREFATPSTPVVGTPFWHQFD